The sequence AAACCAGAAGAATACGCAGAAATTGTCCGACGGTTAGGGCGTCACCCCAACAAAGCCGAACTGGGTATGTTTGGCGTGATGTGGTCAGAGCATTGTTGCTATAAAAATTCTCGCCCTTTACTCAAACAGTTTCCCACAACGGGGCCCCGCATTCTGGTCGGCCCTGGGGAAAATGCGGGTGTGGTTGACTTGGGCGATGGACTGCAGCTAGCGTTTAAGATTGAATCCCATAACCACCCTTCGGCTGTGGAACCCTTTCAAGGTGCAGCAACGGGAGTAGGTGGGATTCTCAGAGATATTTTTACTATGGGTGCGCGTCCCATTGCTTTATTAAATTCCCTGCGTTTTGGTTCTTTGGATGATGCCAAAACTCAGCGGCTATTTCAAGGCGTGGTGGCGGGAATTGCACATTACGGTAATTGCGTTGGTGTTCCCACCGTGGGCGGTGAAGTTTATTTTGACCCGGCTTATGCTGGTAATCCTTTGGTGAATGTGATGGCGCTAGGATTGATGGAAACTCCAGAGATTGTCAAATCTGGAGCATCAGGCTTAGGAAACCCGGTGCTGTACGTCGGTTCTACCACTGGGCGTGATGGTATGGGCGGGGCGAGTTTCGCCAGTGCAGAATTAAGTGACAAGTCGCTAGATGACCGCCCGGCGGTGCAAGTGGGCGACCCTTTTTTAGAAAAGTCGCTAATCGAAGCTTGTTTAGCAGCGTTTAAAACTGGTGCGGTTGTGGCTGCACAGGATATGGGGGCGGCGGGGATCACTTGTTCCACCTCAGAGATGGCGGCTAAGGGTGGTGTTGGGATTGAATTAGATTTAGATAAAATTCCGGTGCGGGAATTGGAGATGGTTCCCTATGAATATCTGCTGTCGGAATCTCAAGAAAGAATGCTGTTTGTTGCTCACAAAGGAAGAGAGCAAGAATTAATTGATATTTTCCATCGTTGGGGATTGCAAGCAGTGGTTGCGGGAACTGTGATTGCAGAACCGATTGTGCGGATTCTTTACCAAGGTGGAGTAGCTGCACAAATTCCTGCTGAGGCTTTGGCGGAGAATACACCACTGTATCATCGAGAATTATTGACAGAACCTCCAGAGTATGCAATTAAGGCTTGGGCGTGGACGGTTGATGCTTTACCTCCCTGCACAGCTGTGGGAATTGAAGTTGCAGGCAACTTGCACAGTTGGAATGATATTTTGTTAACTTTGCTGGATACACCCACCATCGCTTCTAAAAATTGGGTGTATCGTCAATATGACCATCAAGTACAAAACAACACTGTCATTTTCCCCGGTGGTGCGGACGCCGCTGTGGTGCGCTTACGTCCTCTAGAACCAATCCCCAATCTCAAATCCCAAATCCCCAATCCCAATTTGGCAGTGGCGGCTACTGTTGATTGCAATCCTCGTTATGTTTACCTTGATCCCTATGAGGGTGCGAAGGCGGTGGTGGCGGAAGCGGCGCGTAATCTTAGTTGTGTGGGTGCTCAACCTCTGGCGGTGACAGATAATCTGAATTTTGGTAGTCCAGAAAAACCGATTGGTTATTGGCAATTAGCCGAAGCTTGTCGGGGTTTGGCTGAAGGTTGTCGAGAGTTAGCAACGCCCGTGACTGGTGGGAATGTTTCTCTGTATAACGAAACTGTTGATTCTCAAGGCAATCCCCAACCAATTTATCCTACCCCTGTGGTGGGGATGGTGGGTTTAGTTGCGGATTTCAATAAAATTTGTGGTCAAGCTTGGCAAGCAGTGGGTGATGTCATTTATCTTTTGGGGTTGCCTGAATCTAACATCACTTTAGGAGGGTCTGAGTATTTAGCCACTGTCCACGGTACTGTGGCTGGGATTCCGCCGCGAGTAGATTTTGATTGGGAACGGCGCGCCCAGGAAGTTTGTCGCCAGGGAATTGGCGCTGGTTGGGTACGTTCAGCCCATGACTGCGCTGAGGGTGGTTTGGCTGTTGCTTTAGCAGAATCTAGCATTTGTGGTGACTTGGGTGCGGAAATTACCCTAGCGTTATCAGACAATCAATCACGAAGGCTTGATGAAGTGCTTTTTGGCGAAGGTGGTGGGCGGATTGTGGTTTCCGTCGCCCCAGCACAACAAGAAATTTGGGAATCTTACCTACAGGAAAATCTGGGGCAAGAATGGCAGAAACTCGGTACTGTGACTAGTTCTGAGGCGGGATTGGGGGTTTTCACCACTAATAACCAAACTTTAATCAACGTTAGCATTAAAGATATGAGCGATCGCTATTTTCAAGCGATTAAAACAAGGCTAGCCAACTATTCCCCCAATTCCCCAGGCTGAAATTTCCCAATTCATACTTTATCCTTCGCTGGAATTACTGTACTGTTTTAATGGATGGTTAAATTTTTATTAAGAATTTTGCGACCATCCACTCGCCCAATGCCGGTGACTTGATACCCCCACCAGGAGCAAAGCTAGCATGATTCCCATCAATCTTGTCACTTCGGATGACCACTCCGAACAGACTCACAACTTAATAAATAGTCATGAGAATCGTCCCGACAAGCTAGAAGAAGCTTGCGGTGTTTTTGGCATCTACGCACCAGGAGAAGACGTTGCTAAACTCACATACTTTGGATTGTACGCCCTGCAACACCGGGGTCAAGAATCGGCGGGGATTGCCACTTTTGAGGGTACGCAAGTCCACTTGCACAAAGACATGGGTCTAGTGTCTCAAGTCTTTAATGAATCAATTTTAAGTGAGTTGCCCGGTAACTTAGCAGTAGGACACACTCGCTATTCCACCACCGGTTCCAGCCGCAAAGTTAATGCTCAACCTGCTGTTGTGGAAACTCGCTTGGGTTTAGTAGCTTTAGCACATAATGGAAATTTAGTCAATACTGTACAGTTGCGGGCCGAATTGCTGGAGAGCAAATGTAACTTGGTAACGACCACCGACTCAGAAATGATTGCTTTTGCGATCGCTCAAGAAGTTAACGCTGGTGCAGAATGGTTAGATGGCTGCATCCGGGCCTTTAACCGCTGTCAAGGTGCTTTTAGTTTAGTGATTGGGACTCCTACGGGGGTGATGGGTGTACGCGACCCCAACGGAATTCGTCCCTTAGTCATTGGTACCTTGGCTGGTAATCCAGAGCGCTATGTCTTAGCTTCTGAAACCTGCGGTCTAGATATCATCGGCGCTGATTATCTGCGGGATGTAGAACCAGGAGAATTAGTTTGGATTACGGAAGCGGGTTTGGCTTCCTTCCACTGGAATCAACAGCCTCAAAAGAAACTGTGCATTTTTGAGATGATTTACTTTGCTCGTCCTGATAGCATCGTGCACAACGAAAGCTTGTATAGTTATCGGATGCGGTTAGGACGGCGACTAGCAACAGAGTCAACTGTTGACGCTGATATGGTTTTTGGTGTACCAGATTCTGGTATACCTGCAGCTATTGGCTTTTCACAGACTTCTGCTATTCCCTATGCAGAGGGGCTAATTAAAAATCGTTACGTTGGACGCACCTTTATTCAGCCCACCCAAACCATGCGCGAGTATGGTATCCGCATGAAACTCAATCCCCTCAAAGATGTGCTGCGAGGAAAACGAGTCATTATCGTCGATGACTCGATTGTGAGAGGGACAACCAGCCGAAAACTGGTGAAAAGCTTACGTGACGCAGGTGCTGTTGAAGTACATATGCGAATTTCTTCACCGCCAGTCACACACCCTTGTTTCTATGGTATTGACACTGATACCCAAGATCAACTGATTGCAGCAACTAAGTCAGTTGCAGAAATTGCTCAACAATTACAGGTAGACACCCTCGCTTATCTCAGTTGGGAAGGGATGTTAGAAGCAACCAGAGAAGACACCAATAATTTTTGTTCCGCTTGCTTTACTGGCGATTACCCCGTTCCCATTCCGGAGCAGGTGAAGCGCTCTAAGTTGATTTTAGAAAAGGCGGTAGTATAGACATTTGAGGCGAGGGTGCAATAATACGTCCTCGCCAACTATATCGATATTTCGTGCGTAGGCTAGCAGCTTACCACATTTATTTTCATCAATTTGTAGTCAGCGCTCAAAAACAGAAAACTAAAGTCCCGACTACAAACATCAGTAAGACACATTGTTAATGAAAACAGAAACATTTCTAACAATTTGTTACAAAAACATATTTATTGATACAAAATTCGGCAGCGTGTAAGTACTTAATGTTAATCTTTACACGGTAACAAATTGACACAAGACTAATGACTACTTCAGAAGTAACTAACTTTGATCAAACAAACCGGAAGGTAACACCTATTGACAATACCTCTATTGCATCAGAACAAAAAACGTTATTTACCTTGAAGTTGTTTGAGTATTTATTACTAGCAGCCTTTTTCTCTGCGGGGATTGTGATTCTTGTTTATTCTGATAATCAACAAGCTGTCGTTGGTGGGGCCATTGCTCTCACTGTCGCCATTTTTTTGTTTCTCGTTAACAGACAAGCATTTCAAGATTCTCAGAACTCCTTTAACCAATCACAACTCAATAAAAAAGCTGAACTTTTTAGCTACCTGTTGAGTGATAATAACTCGGCGGCTAAAAACGCACTCACCCCAGCCAGAGGAAAAGCTCTACAATATTGCCAAGACTTAATCAACGACTATCGAAAAACTCGTGATATATCGAGGAATGTCTATTACGTTTTGCAAATTTCCACTGTAGTTTTATCGGGTGTAACACCAATTTTAGTTTTGGTCGATAAATTAGAAGCAGGACAAGCTTGGTTAAAATGGCTCCCTGTAATCTGTCCAGCGCTAGCGTCTATCGTTGCTAGTATTGTTACTTCTTTTCCTTTTCAAAAGAATTGGGTAGCTGCTAATACCGCAGTAGAATTGCTGGAAGCTGAACAGGAAAAATTTATCTTGGGAGTGACTCCACCCTATCGTTGTTATGACGTGTCTGACGAAGTTCAACAACAACAAAGAATTAATCAAGCACTAGAATACTTCATTGTACAGGTGAATAATATTCATCTACAGCAAGTGCAACAAACGAACGAATCTCAGCCAGAGAAAAAAGAAGCTGAAGCATCTCCAGATTCAAAATCATAATAAAGCTAGCAATGCTAAAACTAATGGTATTCTGCTTCAGAATATGATTTTCTGACTGATACCATTTAATATTCATCACGTCATGTAGAGACGTAGCAGTGTTGCGTCTCTACAACCAAAAATTGTATTGCTGATAAAAACGTTTTATAATCGATATTGTATAGAAAAATCTGTAATTAAAATTAGTATTCATGACTTAAAATAAATTCACAAAATTACGGATAAAATTAATTGTGCTGTAAAAAATCAATTTTCGGTAATAAAGGGTCAGTCACGATTCCTACACCAATAAAACCCCAACGTTTCAGCAAACTTGATATTTGGGTACTAGAAATTGACTCTATCGCAAAACGATTTGCTACCTCTGCAGCGTGGGTATTAAGATAACTCAAAGCATCAAAGTTTTCCTGAAACAGCAAGAGATAACCAGATGCTTCAGCATGGGGACGAGCGGTTAAATAACGACCATCAGATTTAGAGCGCACTAAGTAATAAACTTCAGATACCATAGGAAATGGAGAGTTAAAGGGAATAAATTTTCACCCTTGACTAATTCAGATTT is a genomic window of Fortiea contorta PCC 7126 containing:
- the purF gene encoding amidophosphoribosyltransferase, whose product is MIPINLVTSDDHSEQTHNLINSHENRPDKLEEACGVFGIYAPGEDVAKLTYFGLYALQHRGQESAGIATFEGTQVHLHKDMGLVSQVFNESILSELPGNLAVGHTRYSTTGSSRKVNAQPAVVETRLGLVALAHNGNLVNTVQLRAELLESKCNLVTTTDSEMIAFAIAQEVNAGAEWLDGCIRAFNRCQGAFSLVIGTPTGVMGVRDPNGIRPLVIGTLAGNPERYVLASETCGLDIIGADYLRDVEPGELVWITEAGLASFHWNQQPQKKLCIFEMIYFARPDSIVHNESLYSYRMRLGRRLATESTVDADMVFGVPDSGIPAAIGFSQTSAIPYAEGLIKNRYVGRTFIQPTQTMREYGIRMKLNPLKDVLRGKRVIIVDDSIVRGTTSRKLVKSLRDAGAVEVHMRISSPPVTHPCFYGIDTDTQDQLIAATKSVAEIAQQLQVDTLAYLSWEGMLEATREDTNNFCSACFTGDYPVPIPEQVKRSKLILEKAVV
- the purL gene encoding phosphoribosylformylglycinamidine synthase subunit PurL, whose amino-acid sequence is MTATFPAPFSPQEIAAEGLKPEEYAEIVRRLGRHPNKAELGMFGVMWSEHCCYKNSRPLLKQFPTTGPRILVGPGENAGVVDLGDGLQLAFKIESHNHPSAVEPFQGAATGVGGILRDIFTMGARPIALLNSLRFGSLDDAKTQRLFQGVVAGIAHYGNCVGVPTVGGEVYFDPAYAGNPLVNVMALGLMETPEIVKSGASGLGNPVLYVGSTTGRDGMGGASFASAELSDKSLDDRPAVQVGDPFLEKSLIEACLAAFKTGAVVAAQDMGAAGITCSTSEMAAKGGVGIELDLDKIPVRELEMVPYEYLLSESQERMLFVAHKGREQELIDIFHRWGLQAVVAGTVIAEPIVRILYQGGVAAQIPAEALAENTPLYHRELLTEPPEYAIKAWAWTVDALPPCTAVGIEVAGNLHSWNDILLTLLDTPTIASKNWVYRQYDHQVQNNTVIFPGGADAAVVRLRPLEPIPNLKSQIPNPNLAVAATVDCNPRYVYLDPYEGAKAVVAEAARNLSCVGAQPLAVTDNLNFGSPEKPIGYWQLAEACRGLAEGCRELATPVTGGNVSLYNETVDSQGNPQPIYPTPVVGMVGLVADFNKICGQAWQAVGDVIYLLGLPESNITLGGSEYLATVHGTVAGIPPRVDFDWERRAQEVCRQGIGAGWVRSAHDCAEGGLAVALAESSICGDLGAEITLALSDNQSRRLDEVLFGEGGGRIVVSVAPAQQEIWESYLQENLGQEWQKLGTVTSSEAGLGVFTTNNQTLINVSIKDMSDRYFQAIKTRLANYSPNSPG
- a CDS encoding DUF4231 domain-containing protein, which translates into the protein MTTSEVTNFDQTNRKVTPIDNTSIASEQKTLFTLKLFEYLLLAAFFSAGIVILVYSDNQQAVVGGAIALTVAIFLFLVNRQAFQDSQNSFNQSQLNKKAELFSYLLSDNNSAAKNALTPARGKALQYCQDLINDYRKTRDISRNVYYVLQISTVVLSGVTPILVLVDKLEAGQAWLKWLPVICPALASIVASIVTSFPFQKNWVAANTAVELLEAEQEKFILGVTPPYRCYDVSDEVQQQQRINQALEYFIVQVNNIHLQQVQQTNESQPEKKEAEASPDSKS